Proteins encoded in a region of the Paenibacillus sp. W2I17 genome:
- a CDS encoding ABC transporter ATP-binding protein — MDKVGLEVMGLCKSIKKQPIVEDISFRITSGQVLALCGGNGAGKSTVLRMIAGILRPTSGEVAVNNVRWLKERKRYSEQIGYMPDDYQFNQGLSAEEMLLFWASLRKVPKERVQEVLTMVGLEDQKKNRVTTFSKGMRQRVLFAQAVLSKPPLLIMDEPTNGLDPFWMQELTQLLKGIKQDGHMVVFSTHQLEIADDIADQVIFMNHGRNVGEGSTHDFCDQFGSLHAAFHQSLGLK; from the coding sequence ATGGATAAGGTGGGACTCGAAGTGATGGGATTGTGCAAATCCATTAAAAAGCAACCAATTGTTGAGGATATCTCCTTTCGCATTACTTCAGGCCAAGTGCTTGCCCTCTGTGGAGGGAATGGTGCAGGAAAGAGCACAGTGCTGCGTATGATCGCAGGAATTCTTCGGCCTACCTCCGGTGAGGTTGCGGTGAACAATGTGCGATGGTTGAAGGAGCGCAAGCGTTATTCAGAGCAGATTGGATACATGCCGGACGATTATCAATTTAATCAAGGACTGAGTGCGGAGGAAATGCTTCTATTCTGGGCTTCTCTGAGGAAAGTTCCCAAGGAAAGAGTACAGGAAGTACTGACCATGGTAGGTTTGGAGGATCAAAAGAAAAACCGGGTTACGACCTTCTCCAAAGGCATGCGCCAACGTGTGTTATTCGCCCAGGCTGTACTGTCCAAACCTCCGCTTCTCATCATGGATGAGCCAACAAATGGATTGGACCCATTCTGGATGCAGGAATTAACTCAGCTGCTCAAGGGAATCAAACAGGATGGTCACATGGTCGTGTTCTCAACCCATCAGCTGGAGATCGCAGACGACATTGCGGATCAGGTGATATTCATGAACCATGGACGTAATGTTGGAGAGGGTTCTACTCACGACTTTTGTGATCAATTCGGTTCGCTCCATGCAGCATTTCATCAAAGTCTTGGTTTAAAGTGA
- a CDS encoding arginase family protein: MTQKTIRLLMPQWQGGFGAELLAWLAPDNNQPLIHVPVEAYDGTSLVSENGIKGRAQLLQQLQAAQYIIQAHQPDRIVMFGGDCLVEQAPFAYLNERYGGELGLIWIDAHGDLVRYEGYDNGHTLPLGNLLGEGDPEFAKHVCVPLKPEHVFMAGLTTPTEKETEVIQRLGIRTAGTEELTHGMDLIKKWIKETGFKHLAIHLDLDVLDPHMFRSLLFAKPGEPYVFSPAGTMQIPHLLHLIKELSEETDVVGLGITEHMPWDAINLKNLLGEIPILNQ, translated from the coding sequence ATGACTCAAAAAACAATACGTCTGCTTATGCCACAATGGCAAGGTGGATTTGGAGCGGAGCTGCTTGCATGGCTTGCACCTGACAATAATCAACCTCTCATTCATGTTCCTGTTGAGGCTTATGATGGAACATCTCTGGTAAGCGAGAACGGGATAAAAGGCAGGGCACAGCTACTTCAGCAATTGCAGGCTGCCCAGTATATTATTCAAGCTCACCAGCCTGATCGCATTGTCATGTTTGGCGGTGACTGTTTGGTTGAACAAGCCCCATTTGCTTATTTAAATGAACGTTATGGCGGAGAACTTGGTTTGATATGGATTGATGCACATGGTGATTTGGTTAGATACGAGGGCTATGACAACGGTCATACTTTACCGCTTGGGAACCTTCTTGGGGAAGGAGATCCGGAGTTTGCCAAACATGTGTGTGTCCCCTTGAAGCCTGAACATGTCTTCATGGCCGGATTGACGACCCCCACGGAAAAAGAAACCGAAGTGATTCAAAGATTGGGTATCCGAACGGCTGGAACTGAAGAATTAACCCATGGCATGGATTTGATTAAGAAGTGGATTAAAGAGACTGGGTTCAAACACCTGGCAATTCATCTTGATCTGGATGTGCTTGATCCCCACATGTTCCGTTCATTGTTATTCGCCAAACCAGGGGAACCTTATGTGTTTTCACCAGCGGGAACCATGCAAATACCTCACTTGCTTCATCTGATCAAAGAACTGTCTGAAGAAACAGATGTAGTTGGATTAGGAATAACTGAGCATATGCCGTGGGATGCCATTAACTTGAAGAATTTGCTTGGAGAAATTCCTATTTTGAACCAGTGA
- a CDS encoding GNAT family N-acetyltransferase, which yields MTHIVHAAAEDIRSEDSLLLIKELSEELGLLYGGDGTAGFQLSDVEVPRAAFIVARIDGYPVGCGALRPLDDTSVEVKRMYTRSGYRRKGIAQAILAEAERLANELGYTNLKLQTGPLQPEAAALYERVGYYRIPVFSGNWDRVLAYQKDLVHEKV from the coding sequence ATGACACATATCGTGCATGCAGCAGCTGAAGATATTCGGAGCGAGGATTCGCTGTTATTGATCAAGGAACTGAGTGAAGAACTCGGTTTGTTATATGGCGGTGATGGAACGGCGGGATTTCAACTATCAGACGTTGAGGTGCCACGTGCGGCTTTTATCGTTGCTAGGATCGACGGGTATCCGGTCGGTTGCGGAGCACTTAGACCCCTTGATGATACATCTGTAGAAGTTAAACGCATGTATACACGCAGTGGTTACCGCCGTAAAGGGATTGCCCAGGCTATATTGGCCGAGGCAGAGCGTCTTGCGAACGAACTTGGTTATACCAATCTGAAACTGCAAACAGGTCCCTTGCAACCAGAAGCTGCAGCGCTGTATGAGCGTGTAGGGTATTATCGAATTCCTGTTTTCAGTGGCAATTGGGACAGAGTGTTGGCCTACCAGAAAGATCTGGTACACGAAAAAGTATAA
- the metE gene encoding 5-methyltetrahydropteroyltriglutamate--homocysteine S-methyltransferase, which translates to MTKSSVLGYPRIGADREWKKALEAFWAGKLEETAFHARLQEIRIDHLRKQQAKGIDIIPVNDFSYYDHILDTAVMFGIIPKRFAYDGGSVPLSVYYGIARGTKDAAASEMTKWFNTNYHYIVPELDGASPTLTENKPLLAYREAKEKLGIEGKPVIVGPLTFLKLSKGYDKSETDAWLDRLLPLYTQLLQELASEGVQWVQVDEPILVTKLSDEDVQRLNKIYKTFAAAVPGLNIMLQTYFESVENYNDIVALPVQGVGLDFVHGLSGNTQSIRTSGFPADKVLGAGIIDGRGIWKASLQAKLNLLNELTEFVTPERIIVQSSCSLLHVPVTTDREAKLTSELKNALAFADEKLDEIVLLTTALSSPSAEITAKINEAELPLQALQQSEDRNRTAVQKAVASISVQQPERSRPFAERHEAQQAKWQLPLFPTTTIGSFPQSAEVRKARQLWRKGELNNEQYAAFIREQIDIWIKIQEEIGIDVLVHGEFERTDMVEFFGEKLAGFAFTQFGWVQSYGSRCVKPPIIFGDVAFTGEMTVEETKYAQSQTERPVKGMLTGPITIMNWSFVREDIAREQIAYQLAYALRQEVEALEQAGIGMIQVDEPAVREGLPLKENEQADYLAWAVKAFRISTCTVHETTQIHTHMCYCEFHDMIDSIEAMDADVISIETSRSHGELIHSFEENTYELGIGLGVYDIHSPRVPSVDEMSSMIERALRVLDPKLFWINPDCGLKTRGQEETVASLRNMVDATRIARTNHASAAVL; encoded by the coding sequence ATGACTAAAAGTAGTGTATTGGGATATCCGCGTATTGGTGCTGATCGGGAATGGAAGAAAGCGTTGGAAGCGTTCTGGGCAGGCAAGCTGGAGGAAACAGCATTTCACGCACGTTTGCAGGAGATTCGCATAGATCATTTGCGCAAACAACAAGCAAAAGGCATCGACATCATTCCGGTGAATGACTTTAGCTATTATGATCATATCCTGGATACGGCCGTGATGTTTGGCATTATTCCTAAACGTTTTGCTTATGATGGTGGTTCCGTTCCATTGTCCGTATATTACGGCATTGCCCGGGGAACGAAAGATGCTGCAGCAAGCGAAATGACAAAATGGTTTAACACCAACTATCACTACATAGTACCTGAACTGGACGGGGCTTCCCCAACTCTGACGGAGAACAAGCCACTTCTCGCTTATCGTGAAGCAAAAGAAAAACTCGGCATTGAAGGCAAGCCGGTTATCGTTGGACCGTTAACCTTCCTGAAGCTCTCCAAAGGCTATGATAAATCCGAGACAGACGCTTGGTTGGACCGCTTGCTTCCACTCTATACTCAATTGCTTCAGGAACTTGCAAGTGAAGGCGTTCAGTGGGTGCAGGTCGACGAACCTATTCTGGTAACCAAATTAAGCGATGAAGACGTACAGCGTCTGAATAAAATATATAAAACATTTGCAGCAGCCGTTCCAGGCCTGAATATCATGCTGCAAACGTACTTTGAATCTGTCGAAAACTACAACGATATTGTTGCACTGCCAGTTCAAGGTGTAGGACTTGATTTTGTACACGGACTCTCTGGTAACACACAATCTATTCGGACATCCGGTTTCCCGGCAGACAAAGTGCTCGGTGCAGGTATTATTGATGGACGTGGGATCTGGAAAGCTTCCCTTCAAGCAAAACTGAACTTGCTGAATGAACTGACTGAGTTCGTGACACCTGAACGTATCATCGTGCAATCATCTTGCAGCCTGCTGCATGTGCCAGTTACGACAGACCGTGAGGCAAAACTTACATCCGAACTGAAGAATGCACTCGCATTTGCAGATGAAAAGCTGGATGAGATTGTTCTTTTGACTACAGCCTTATCTTCACCAAGTGCAGAGATTACCGCTAAAATTAACGAAGCAGAGCTTCCTCTTCAGGCGCTTCAACAATCCGAAGATCGGAACCGTACCGCTGTACAGAAAGCCGTTGCTTCCATCAGTGTTCAACAGCCAGAGCGCTCCCGTCCTTTTGCAGAGCGTCATGAAGCCCAACAGGCCAAATGGCAATTGCCACTCTTCCCGACAACAACGATTGGTAGTTTCCCACAATCTGCTGAAGTCAGAAAAGCACGTCAGTTGTGGCGCAAGGGTGAGTTGAACAACGAACAGTATGCTGCCTTCATCCGGGAGCAGATTGATATCTGGATTAAGATTCAAGAAGAGATCGGAATTGACGTATTGGTACATGGTGAGTTTGAGCGTACCGACATGGTTGAATTCTTTGGCGAGAAACTTGCCGGTTTTGCCTTTACACAGTTTGGATGGGTACAATCATATGGTTCACGTTGCGTGAAGCCACCTATTATCTTCGGTGATGTTGCATTTACGGGTGAAATGACAGTGGAAGAAACGAAATATGCTCAATCGCAGACAGAGCGTCCTGTCAAAGGCATGCTGACTGGCCCGATTACCATCATGAACTGGTCATTCGTACGCGAAGACATTGCTCGTGAGCAGATTGCCTATCAATTGGCGTATGCGTTGAGACAGGAAGTCGAAGCACTTGAACAGGCAGGCATTGGTATGATTCAGGTTGACGAGCCGGCTGTTCGTGAAGGGCTTCCGTTGAAAGAAAATGAACAAGCGGATTACCTGGCTTGGGCAGTTAAAGCGTTCCGTATCTCCACGTGCACGGTGCATGAAACGACTCAAATCCATACGCATATGTGCTATTGCGAATTCCATGACATGATTGATTCCATTGAAGCTATGGACGCGGATGTTATCTCCATTGAGACATCCCGTAGTCACGGTGAACTGATTCATAGTTTTGAAGAAAATACGTATGAGCTCGGTATCGGTCTTGGCGTATATGATATCCATAGTCCACGGGTTCCAAGTGTGGATGAAATGAGCAGCATGATTGAACGCGCTCTGCGTGTTCTTGATCCGAAGCTGTTCTGGATTAACCCGGACTGCGGATTGAAAACCCGTGGACAGGAAGAAACGGTTGCTTCCCTGCGTAACATGGTTGACGCAACCAGAATCGCTCGTACCAATCACGCTTCAGCTGCTGTATTGTAA
- a CDS encoding redoxin domain-containing protein codes for MQKKSFKSRRTLTILIGVVALLAGTWAIFENVSTPESQRGNAIEAGAVAPEFTAVNSAGEQVKLSDYRGKAVMINFWASWCTPCVREMPLVHQIAQDYQNDVETLFVNVGESKGTIREFMNKLAFDFPVIIDVTGNISGMYRITGLPATMVIDRDGEFRHILLGELTEDTPLQQWLEESI; via the coding sequence TTGCAGAAAAAGAGTTTTAAAAGCAGACGTACACTTACAATTTTGATTGGTGTGGTCGCATTGCTCGCAGGTACATGGGCCATTTTCGAAAATGTATCGACACCCGAATCTCAGCGAGGCAACGCCATTGAAGCTGGTGCCGTAGCCCCTGAGTTCACAGCGGTTAATTCAGCAGGCGAACAAGTCAAGCTGTCGGATTATCGGGGCAAAGCCGTCATGATTAACTTTTGGGCATCATGGTGCACACCTTGTGTAAGGGAGATGCCACTCGTTCACCAGATTGCTCAGGACTATCAGAACGACGTGGAAACCCTGTTTGTTAACGTGGGGGAATCGAAGGGCACGATTCGTGAGTTTATGAATAAGCTCGCGTTTGATTTCCCGGTGATAATTGATGTGACAGGCAACATATCAGGTATGTATCGTATTACAGGTTTGCCCGCAACAATGGTCATTGATAGGGATGGGGAGTTCCGTCACATACTGCTCGGTGAACTGACCGAAGATACACCGTTGCAGCAATGGCTGGAAGAGAGTATCTAG
- a CDS encoding ABC transporter substrate-binding protein encodes MRKQIKSIWIMMALILLIVLSACGQSATTNSTTGDSTNAAAETETKTNSDSASSNESTATAEEELVTYQSDAGEVQVPKNPKRIIDLTSFSTGYFVALDAPVVGALSGAMNNKYIKDQLAAAGTSDLGQEPTPEKLISLKPDLIIVYTGTEGIDKLEQIAPVVQIAYGKRNFKDLMLEMGKLTNREDAAKAWNAKWEAKINELKPKVQEAVGDRTISILNPYAKGLFVFGHNYGRGGEIIYGEFDLKAPAKAQAEAIDSGTGWASISMELLPEYAGDIIFTSPWSGDKTDPKIVYDNTLWKNLPAVKANHVFQLDPTSDSYNDPLTLEGQLQFISDSLLTAK; translated from the coding sequence TTGCGTAAACAGATAAAATCAATATGGATCATGATGGCACTTATCTTGCTGATTGTACTTAGTGCATGTGGTCAGTCTGCCACGACCAATAGTACAACCGGGGACAGCACGAATGCAGCTGCGGAGACAGAAACCAAGACGAACTCGGATTCAGCTTCTTCCAATGAATCAACGGCAACTGCCGAAGAGGAACTTGTTACATATCAATCGGATGCAGGCGAAGTACAGGTACCCAAGAATCCTAAGCGCATTATTGATTTGACATCATTTTCGACAGGGTACTTTGTTGCTCTGGATGCACCGGTAGTCGGCGCTTTGTCAGGAGCGATGAACAACAAATATATCAAGGATCAACTTGCAGCAGCGGGTACCAGTGATCTGGGTCAAGAGCCTACACCAGAGAAACTAATTAGTTTAAAACCTGACCTAATTATCGTATACACTGGAACAGAGGGCATCGACAAGCTGGAGCAGATTGCGCCTGTTGTACAGATTGCATATGGTAAGCGCAATTTCAAGGATCTAATGCTTGAAATGGGTAAGCTCACTAATAGAGAAGACGCTGCTAAAGCTTGGAATGCTAAATGGGAAGCGAAGATCAATGAACTGAAGCCCAAGGTTCAGGAAGCTGTAGGCGATCGCACCATTTCCATACTGAATCCATACGCCAAAGGATTATTCGTATTTGGTCATAACTATGGTCGAGGCGGTGAAATTATTTACGGGGAGTTTGATCTCAAGGCACCAGCCAAGGCCCAAGCTGAAGCGATTGACAGCGGAACTGGATGGGCTTCAATCTCCATGGAACTATTACCAGAGTATGCAGGTGATATCATCTTCACCAGCCCGTGGTCGGGAGATAAAACCGATCCCAAGATCGTATATGACAATACATTATGGAAGAACTTGCCTGCGGTGAAGGCAAATCATGTGTTCCAGCTTGATCCGACTTCAGACTCGTACAACGATCCGTTAACGTTGGAAGGTCAGCTGCAATTTATTTCCGATAGCCTGCTTACCGCAAAGTAA
- a CDS encoding MBL fold metallo-hydrolase, protein MEISKGIAMLQLDFEGNLIHPVLLWDEEIVVLIDTGFPGQYDDLRIALEKIGVPISQLKAVILTHQDVDHIGCLPEILKECGSQVKIYAHELDKPYIEGQLPLLKDGHLEHPPKGKVDETVTDGQELPFCGGIRVIHTPGHTPGHISLYLMGSKTLIAGDSMYSVDGMLGGIHEPTTLDIETARCSLKKYMELDITSVVCYHGGLTHRNVNEQISGL, encoded by the coding sequence ATGGAAATTTCAAAGGGAATAGCGATGCTTCAGCTTGATTTTGAGGGGAATTTGATTCACCCTGTTCTGTTATGGGATGAAGAAATAGTTGTGTTAATTGATACCGGATTCCCTGGACAATATGACGATTTGCGTATCGCACTCGAAAAGATTGGTGTGCCGATCAGCCAACTTAAAGCAGTGATTTTGACACATCAGGATGTGGACCATATAGGCTGTCTTCCCGAGATTTTGAAAGAGTGTGGCTCACAAGTCAAGATATATGCGCATGAGCTGGATAAACCGTACATTGAGGGACAGCTCCCTCTTCTCAAAGACGGTCACCTTGAGCATCCTCCAAAGGGAAAAGTGGATGAAACGGTTACTGATGGTCAGGAACTGCCGTTTTGCGGTGGAATTCGCGTTATTCATACACCTGGTCATACGCCAGGTCATATCAGTCTATATTTGATGGGCAGCAAGACGCTCATCGCCGGAGATTCAATGTATAGTGTAGACGGCATGCTTGGAGGCATTCATGAACCTACTACACTGGATATCGAAACGGCTCGTTGCTCCTTAAAGAAGTATATGGAACTCGACATTACATCTGTGGTTTGTTATCACGGAGGACTAACTCATAGGAATGTAAATGAACAGATCTCAGGGCTATAA
- a CDS encoding MarR family winged helix-turn-helix transcriptional regulator gives MQQKSERLNVWLAFSNIHTHLNEKLEQALLQQYDLSLKEFYVLNFIYNAEGKELRLQQLQDLVGLSQSATSRLVVRMEAKDCGALERHACEDDRRGIYTRITELGENKYKKALQTFNQVLQTELEQDGFETRLENLTKELF, from the coding sequence TTGCAGCAAAAGAGTGAACGTTTGAATGTTTGGTTGGCTTTCTCTAACATTCATACCCATCTGAACGAGAAGCTGGAACAAGCTCTGCTTCAACAATATGACTTATCTTTGAAGGAATTTTATGTGTTAAACTTCATATATAATGCGGAGGGTAAGGAATTACGCCTACAGCAACTTCAAGATCTGGTGGGGTTGAGCCAAAGTGCTACTTCCAGGCTCGTCGTTAGGATGGAAGCCAAAGACTGTGGGGCTCTGGAAAGACATGCATGTGAAGATGACCGGCGTGGCATTTATACTCGTATTACGGAGCTTGGAGAGAATAAATACAAGAAAGCACTCCAAACGTTTAATCAGGTCTTGCAAACTGAATTGGAACAGGATGGATTTGAGACTCGATTAGAGAACCTCACTAAAGAATTGTTCTAA
- a CDS encoding helix-turn-helix domain-containing protein, whose translation MSMAEYHGKVKNIQDTPFGYTLSVIGGKWKMVIMYLLADNQPVRFNELKRQIGAITYKTLSSQLKELEADGMVERKEYPQVPPKVEYRLTAKAETLLPVLEGLCEWGVQHQEPPINNSATD comes from the coding sequence ATGAGTATGGCTGAATACCACGGTAAAGTTAAAAACATTCAAGATACCCCTTTTGGATATACGTTGTCTGTCATTGGTGGCAAATGGAAAATGGTGATTATGTATCTTCTGGCTGATAACCAGCCTGTTCGTTTCAATGAACTAAAAAGACAGATTGGCGCCATCACGTATAAAACATTGAGTTCACAGCTTAAAGAATTGGAAGCAGATGGTATGGTGGAGCGGAAAGAATATCCCCAAGTCCCTCCTAAAGTCGAGTACCGTCTGACAGCCAAAGCTGAAACGTTATTGCCCGTTTTGGAAGGACTATGCGAATGGGGTGTCCAACATCAAGAACCTCCGATCAATAATAGCGCAACGGATTGA
- a CDS encoding sugar MFS transporter, whose amino-acid sequence MVTLLLIIIYLAFIGLGLPDALLGSAWSVMKNDIHATTEMAGYISLIISFSTVVSSLSASRLLHRFGTGKVTLFSILSTTIALLGFSFSENFVFLLILAIPLGLGAGSVDAALSNYVALHFKAKHMNWLHCFWGIGAVTGPLVMAYWLNQANNWRAGYVTVGLILLGIVVVLLSTLSLWKIFEKGRVEGSGDEKKRVSNREAIRIPGVKMSMLAMLCYNGSETAAGLWMASFFIVSKGVSPGTAAALSSLFFIGIILGRVISGFLSTHVSSKNLIRYGGIVGCFGLVILVMPIPYWVAAGALFIVGLGGAPIYPSIVHATPERFGEKASPSVIGLEMASAYTGSTIIPLGMGLIASQWGMSMVPLILLILFSVMYAATELVNRSNKATRLTV is encoded by the coding sequence ATGGTCACGTTATTGTTAATCATTATTTATCTCGCATTTATAGGGCTGGGATTACCTGATGCTTTACTTGGCAGTGCCTGGTCCGTTATGAAAAACGATATACATGCGACAACAGAAATGGCTGGCTACATATCGCTAATCATTTCATTTAGTACAGTAGTGTCCAGTCTGTCCGCCAGTCGATTGTTACACCGGTTCGGAACGGGTAAAGTCACGTTATTCAGTATCCTCTCAACAACGATCGCGCTGTTGGGATTCTCATTCTCTGAGAATTTTGTGTTTTTACTGATTCTGGCGATCCCTCTCGGCTTAGGTGCAGGTTCGGTGGATGCGGCACTAAGTAATTATGTAGCATTGCATTTCAAGGCCAAGCATATGAACTGGTTGCATTGTTTCTGGGGAATTGGCGCAGTGACAGGCCCACTCGTTATGGCATATTGGCTGAATCAAGCAAACAACTGGCGTGCAGGATACGTTACTGTGGGGTTGATTTTGCTTGGGATCGTGGTGGTCTTATTATCAACGTTGTCTCTATGGAAGATTTTTGAGAAGGGAAGAGTAGAGGGTTCAGGCGATGAGAAGAAACGCGTAAGCAACCGTGAGGCCATACGTATCCCCGGCGTGAAAATGTCGATGCTTGCGATGCTCTGTTACAATGGTTCCGAAACTGCTGCCGGTCTGTGGATGGCTTCTTTCTTCATTGTTAGCAAAGGAGTTTCTCCAGGTACTGCCGCAGCACTATCCTCTCTATTTTTCATTGGCATTATCTTGGGACGTGTAATCTCAGGTTTTCTTTCGACTCATGTATCCAGCAAAAATCTCATCAGATATGGTGGGATCGTTGGATGCTTCGGATTGGTTATCCTGGTTATGCCGATTCCTTACTGGGTTGCCGCAGGGGCTTTATTTATCGTGGGATTGGGCGGAGCACCGATCTATCCGAGTATTGTTCATGCGACACCGGAACGCTTCGGTGAGAAGGCATCCCCAAGTGTAATTGGACTTGAAATGGCCAGTGCCTATACAGGTTCAACAATCATCCCGTTAGGTATGGGACTTATAGCCAGCCAATGGGGAATGTCAATGGTACCCCTGATCCTGCTGATTCTGTTCAGTGTCATGTACGCGGCAACAGAGCTGGTTAACAGAAGCAACAAGGCTACGCGTCTGACCGTCTAG